In Gossypium hirsutum isolate 1008001.06 chromosome D06, Gossypium_hirsutum_v2.1, whole genome shotgun sequence, one genomic interval encodes:
- the LOC107935059 gene encoding glucose-1-phosphate adenylyltransferase large subunit 2, chloroplastic isoform X2: MASHFISLNANANPCNLIKGRSYGGSGFLGERISWSIKTRDYGRVLWRSLRIENDVRKAKFGVVHCVQTPTNENDDPTMFESPQADPKEVASIVLGGGAGTRLFPLTSMRAKPAVPIGGCYRLIDVPMSNCINSGIKKIFILTQFNSFSLNRHLARTYNFGNGVNFGDGFMEVLAATQTSGEAGKKWFQGTADAVRQFIWVFEDAKVKDVQHVLILSGDHLYRADYMDFVQKHIDSNADITVSCLPMDNSRASDFGLMKIDETGRIIQFAEKPKGKDLNAMQVDTSILGLSTEDAAKYSYIASMVVYVFKKDILLKLLTQSYPSCNDFGSEIIPSAVKEHNVQAYLFNDYWEDIGTIKSFFDANLALTDQPPKFEFYDPKTPFYTSPRFLPPSKIDQCRIVNAIISHGCFLRNCSVKRSVVGVRSRLESGVELEDTMMMGADFYQTEMEIMSLLKEGKVPIGVGKNTKINCVFWKELHNRQECQDRKKCDHIK; this comes from the exons ATGGCTTCTCACTTCATATCACTCAACGCCAATGCCAATCCCTGTAACCTTATCAAAGGTCGTAGTTACGGTGGTTCTGGTTTTTTGGGTGAGAGAATCAGTTGGTCTATTAAAACTAGGGATTATGGAAGAGTTTTATGGAGGAGTTTGAGAATTGAAAATGATGTTAGAAAAGCAAAGTTTGGTGTTGTTCACTGTGTTCAAACCCCAACCAATGAAAATGATGATCCTACG ATGTTTGAGAGTCCACAAGCAGATCCAAAGGAAGTGGCTTCTATCGTATTGGGTGGTGGTGCTGGCACTCGCTTGTTTCCTCTTACAAGCATGAGAGCCAAGCCAGCC GTTCCTATTGGTGGTTGTTACAGGCTGATCGATGTTCCAATGAGCAATTGTATCAACAGTGGCATAAAAAAGATCtttattttaactcaatttaattctttttcacTCAATCGTCACTTGGCTAGGACATACAATTTTGGTAATGGTGTAAATTTTGGAGATGGATTTATGGAG GTTCTTGCTGCCACTCAAACATCAGGAGAAGCAGGGAAGAAATGGTTTCAAGGAACGGCTGATGCCGTGAGGCAATTCATTTGGGTCTTTGAG GATGCCAAAGTTAAGGATGTCCAGCATGTACTGATATTGTCTGGTGATCATCTTTACCGCGCAGATTATATGGATTTTGTGCAG AAGCATATTGATTCAAATGCTGATATCACAGTATCATGTCTACCAATGGATAATAG CCGTGCATCGGATTTTGGATTGATGAAGATAGATGAAACAGGACGGATTATTCAATTTGCTGAGAAACCGAAGGGCAAGGATCTTAACGCTATG CAAGTTGATACCTCGATATTAGGGCTATCAACGGAAGATGCTGCAAAATATTCTTACATTGCATCAATGGTTGTGTATGTGTTCAAAAAGGATATCTTGTTAAAGCTTCTGACACAAAGCTATCCGTCATGCAATGACTTTGGCTCGGAGATTATTCCATCCGCGGTAAAGGAACATAACGTACAG GCATATTTATTCAATGATTATTGGGAAGACATTGGGACAATAAAGTCTTTCTTTGATGCTAATTTAGCCCTCACAGATCAG CCACCAAAGTTCGAATTTTATGATCCAAAAACACCTTTTTATACATCTCCGAGATTCTTGCCTCCTAGCAAAATTGATCAATGCAGG ATTGTTAATGCCATAATTTCACACGGTTGTTTCTTGCGGAACTGTAGTGTAAAACGCTCTGTAGTTGGGGTGCGGTCGCGTTTGGAGTCCGGTGTTGAGCTTGAG GATACCATGATGATGGGAGCAGACTTCTACCAAACGGAGATGGAAATAATGTCTCTCCTGAAAGAAGGAAAGGTTCCGATCGGTGTCGGAAAAAATACCAAGATAAA TTGTGTGTTTTGGAAGGAATTGCATAATAGACAAGAATGCCAAGATAGGAAAAAATGTGATCATATCAAATAG
- the LOC107935059 gene encoding glucose-1-phosphate adenylyltransferase large subunit 2, chloroplastic isoform X3 encodes MFESPQADPKEVASIVLGGGAGTRLFPLTSMRAKPAVPIGGCYRLIDVPMSNCINSGIKKIFILTQFNSFSLNRHLARTYNFGNGVNFGDGFMEVLAATQTSGEAGKKWFQGTADAVRQFIWVFEDAKVKDVQHVLILSGDHLYRADYMDFVQKHIDSNADITVSCLPMDNSRASDFGLMKIDETGRIIQFAEKPKGKDLNAMQVDTSILGLSTEDAAKYSYIASMVVYVFKKDILLKLLTQSYPSCNDFGSEIIPSAVKEHNVQAYLFNDYWEDIGTIKSFFDANLALTDQPPKFEFYDPKTPFYTSPRFLPPSKIDQCRIVNAIISHGCFLRNCSVKRSVVGVRSRLESGVELEDTMMMGADFYQTEMEIMSLLKEGKVPIGVGKNTKIKNCIIDKNAKIGKNVIISNSDGVEEAERPEQGFYIRSGITVIMKNATIKDGSVI; translated from the exons ATGTTTGAGAGTCCACAAGCAGATCCAAAGGAAGTGGCTTCTATCGTATTGGGTGGTGGTGCTGGCACTCGCTTGTTTCCTCTTACAAGCATGAGAGCCAAGCCAGCC GTTCCTATTGGTGGTTGTTACAGGCTGATCGATGTTCCAATGAGCAATTGTATCAACAGTGGCATAAAAAAGATCtttattttaactcaatttaattctttttcacTCAATCGTCACTTGGCTAGGACATACAATTTTGGTAATGGTGTAAATTTTGGAGATGGATTTATGGAG GTTCTTGCTGCCACTCAAACATCAGGAGAAGCAGGGAAGAAATGGTTTCAAGGAACGGCTGATGCCGTGAGGCAATTCATTTGGGTCTTTGAG GATGCCAAAGTTAAGGATGTCCAGCATGTACTGATATTGTCTGGTGATCATCTTTACCGCGCAGATTATATGGATTTTGTGCAG AAGCATATTGATTCAAATGCTGATATCACAGTATCATGTCTACCAATGGATAATAG CCGTGCATCGGATTTTGGATTGATGAAGATAGATGAAACAGGACGGATTATTCAATTTGCTGAGAAACCGAAGGGCAAGGATCTTAACGCTATG CAAGTTGATACCTCGATATTAGGGCTATCAACGGAAGATGCTGCAAAATATTCTTACATTGCATCAATGGTTGTGTATGTGTTCAAAAAGGATATCTTGTTAAAGCTTCTGACACAAAGCTATCCGTCATGCAATGACTTTGGCTCGGAGATTATTCCATCCGCGGTAAAGGAACATAACGTACAG GCATATTTATTCAATGATTATTGGGAAGACATTGGGACAATAAAGTCTTTCTTTGATGCTAATTTAGCCCTCACAGATCAG CCACCAAAGTTCGAATTTTATGATCCAAAAACACCTTTTTATACATCTCCGAGATTCTTGCCTCCTAGCAAAATTGATCAATGCAGG ATTGTTAATGCCATAATTTCACACGGTTGTTTCTTGCGGAACTGTAGTGTAAAACGCTCTGTAGTTGGGGTGCGGTCGCGTTTGGAGTCCGGTGTTGAGCTTGAG GATACCATGATGATGGGAGCAGACTTCTACCAAACGGAGATGGAAATAATGTCTCTCCTGAAAGAAGGAAAGGTTCCGATCGGTGTCGGAAAAAATACCAAGATAAA GAATTGCATAATAGACAAGAATGCCAAGATAGGAAAAAATGTGATCATATCAAATAGTGAT GGTGTTGAAGAAGCTGAGAGACCAGAACAAGGCTTTTACATTAGGTCCGGAATTACAGTGATAATGAAGAATGCAACAATTAAAGATGGATCCGTAATATGA
- the LOC107935059 gene encoding glucose-1-phosphate adenylyltransferase large subunit 2, chloroplastic isoform X1 has protein sequence MASHFISLNANANPCNLIKGRSYGGSGFLGERISWSIKTRDYGRVLWRSLRIENDVRKAKFGVVHCVQTPTNENDDPTMFESPQADPKEVASIVLGGGAGTRLFPLTSMRAKPAVPIGGCYRLIDVPMSNCINSGIKKIFILTQFNSFSLNRHLARTYNFGNGVNFGDGFMEVLAATQTSGEAGKKWFQGTADAVRQFIWVFEDAKVKDVQHVLILSGDHLYRADYMDFVQKHIDSNADITVSCLPMDNSRASDFGLMKIDETGRIIQFAEKPKGKDLNAMQVDTSILGLSTEDAAKYSYIASMVVYVFKKDILLKLLTQSYPSCNDFGSEIIPSAVKEHNVQAYLFNDYWEDIGTIKSFFDANLALTDQPPKFEFYDPKTPFYTSPRFLPPSKIDQCRIVNAIISHGCFLRNCSVKRSVVGVRSRLESGVELEDTMMMGADFYQTEMEIMSLLKEGKVPIGVGKNTKIKNCIIDKNAKIGKNVIISNSDGVEEAERPEQGFYIRSGITVIMKNATIKDGSVI, from the exons ATGGCTTCTCACTTCATATCACTCAACGCCAATGCCAATCCCTGTAACCTTATCAAAGGTCGTAGTTACGGTGGTTCTGGTTTTTTGGGTGAGAGAATCAGTTGGTCTATTAAAACTAGGGATTATGGAAGAGTTTTATGGAGGAGTTTGAGAATTGAAAATGATGTTAGAAAAGCAAAGTTTGGTGTTGTTCACTGTGTTCAAACCCCAACCAATGAAAATGATGATCCTACG ATGTTTGAGAGTCCACAAGCAGATCCAAAGGAAGTGGCTTCTATCGTATTGGGTGGTGGTGCTGGCACTCGCTTGTTTCCTCTTACAAGCATGAGAGCCAAGCCAGCC GTTCCTATTGGTGGTTGTTACAGGCTGATCGATGTTCCAATGAGCAATTGTATCAACAGTGGCATAAAAAAGATCtttattttaactcaatttaattctttttcacTCAATCGTCACTTGGCTAGGACATACAATTTTGGTAATGGTGTAAATTTTGGAGATGGATTTATGGAG GTTCTTGCTGCCACTCAAACATCAGGAGAAGCAGGGAAGAAATGGTTTCAAGGAACGGCTGATGCCGTGAGGCAATTCATTTGGGTCTTTGAG GATGCCAAAGTTAAGGATGTCCAGCATGTACTGATATTGTCTGGTGATCATCTTTACCGCGCAGATTATATGGATTTTGTGCAG AAGCATATTGATTCAAATGCTGATATCACAGTATCATGTCTACCAATGGATAATAG CCGTGCATCGGATTTTGGATTGATGAAGATAGATGAAACAGGACGGATTATTCAATTTGCTGAGAAACCGAAGGGCAAGGATCTTAACGCTATG CAAGTTGATACCTCGATATTAGGGCTATCAACGGAAGATGCTGCAAAATATTCTTACATTGCATCAATGGTTGTGTATGTGTTCAAAAAGGATATCTTGTTAAAGCTTCTGACACAAAGCTATCCGTCATGCAATGACTTTGGCTCGGAGATTATTCCATCCGCGGTAAAGGAACATAACGTACAG GCATATTTATTCAATGATTATTGGGAAGACATTGGGACAATAAAGTCTTTCTTTGATGCTAATTTAGCCCTCACAGATCAG CCACCAAAGTTCGAATTTTATGATCCAAAAACACCTTTTTATACATCTCCGAGATTCTTGCCTCCTAGCAAAATTGATCAATGCAGG ATTGTTAATGCCATAATTTCACACGGTTGTTTCTTGCGGAACTGTAGTGTAAAACGCTCTGTAGTTGGGGTGCGGTCGCGTTTGGAGTCCGGTGTTGAGCTTGAG GATACCATGATGATGGGAGCAGACTTCTACCAAACGGAGATGGAAATAATGTCTCTCCTGAAAGAAGGAAAGGTTCCGATCGGTGTCGGAAAAAATACCAAGATAAA GAATTGCATAATAGACAAGAATGCCAAGATAGGAAAAAATGTGATCATATCAAATAGTGAT GGTGTTGAAGAAGCTGAGAGACCAGAACAAGGCTTTTACATTAGGTCCGGAATTACAGTGATAATGAAGAATGCAACAATTAAAGATGGATCCGTAATATGA
- the LOC107935057 gene encoding F-box/kelch-repeat protein At3g06240, with protein MAFIPSPIIYNILSKLPVKSLARFKSLNKLYCSFIKDPHFINAHFKNHSVVHGDLCLILSCIEHQNLNNTSKIHFFTIKDNEHAMIEYSIPVSFDTYHILPSCNGLICFYGLHGSVHVCNPTTKTIVNLPNIDDDLQRFQSCGFGFDGINGTYKVIKIFDPHNIEIFTMVNGSWNKIWYTYSPCFGFQHHQPPVFANGVFYWFSISSSIVSFDIGKETFETISLPQSALNKDKYKLYLVELKGELCMVDMDFEDKKRVDIWIFKSNGGLWVKLGTIVHRSEPIDTTRPVGIKANKKEILLHGFIKGLGHLSCYNMETGGFRPINIKGFSLDYFHVSQHVETLFQVGD; from the coding sequence ATGGCTTTCATTCCAAGCCCTATAATCTACAACATCCTCAGTAAACTACCAGTGAAATCTCTAGCCAGATTCAAGTCCTTAAACAAGCTTTATTGCTCTTTCATCAAAGATCCACACTTCATCAATGCCCATTTCAAGAACCATAGTGTTGTTCATGGTGATCTTTGCTTAATCCTTTCATGCATAGAGCACCAAAATCTCAACAATACATCCAAGATTCACTTCTTCACCATCAAAGACAACGAGCATGCAATGATTGAATACTCAATTCCTGTAAGTTTCGACACTTACCATATCTTACCATCTTGTAATGGTTTAATTTGCTTTTATGGTCTTCATGGTAGCGTTCATGTATGTAACCCCACCACTAAAACCATCGTCAATTTgccaaatattgatgatgatctTCAAAGGTTTCAATCATGTGGATTTGGGTTTGATGGAATCAATGGTACATATAAAGTGATTAAAATTTTCGACCCTCATAATATTGAAATATTCACAATGGTGAATGGTTCTTGGAACAAAATATGGTACACTTACTCACCTTGTTTTGGTTTTCAACACCATCAACCACCAGTGTTTGCTAATGGGGTTTTTTATTGgttttcaatttcatcctccaTTGTTTCATTTGATATTGGGAAAGAAACCTTTGAAACCATTTCTTTACCACAAAGTGCTTTAAACAAGGACAAGTACAAGCTTTACTTAGTGGAATTGAAAGGGGAACTATGCATGGTGGATATGGACTTTGAAGATAAGAAAAGAGTTGATATTTGGATCTTCAAAAGCAACGGAGGGCTTTGGGTGAAGCTTGGAACCATTGTTCATAGATCAGAACCTATTGATACTACTCGTCCAGTGGGGATTAAAGCTAATAAGAAAGAGATTTTACTGCATGGATTTATCAAAGGATTGGGACATTTGAGCTGCTATAATATGGAGACAGGTGGGTTTAGGCCAATTAATATCAAAGGCTTCTCTTTAGACTATTTTCATGTAAGCCAACATGTGGAAACCCTTTTCCAAGTTGGTGATTAA